In one Antennarius striatus isolate MH-2024 chromosome 1, ASM4005453v1, whole genome shotgun sequence genomic region, the following are encoded:
- the lrrc28 gene encoding LOW QUALITY PROTEIN: leucine-rich repeat-containing protein 28 (The sequence of the model RefSeq protein was modified relative to this genomic sequence to represent the inferred CDS: inserted 1 base in 1 codon) — MATELKETIXIAKQERHKHLFLNYRNLHSFPAELLKDEGLQSLERLYMKRNSLTTLPDNLAQKLPNLIELYLHSNNIVIIPEAIGNLARLKSLDLSNNALQLICPEIGRLRSLQHLRLSSNQLKCLPQEIGELKELETLEVSMNQLMSLPDQLYRCTSLQNLTADHNLLSHIPRQLCCLRRLSQLSMASNRLAFLPLDLGKSQELQFVFVDNNVDLRGLPSYLYNKVIGCSGCGVSSQTVEGDPDEWFGSVEALFRLPPEVKVVGSETDNVVPLEELSMRTLYRIFHRRTKDVNLLPPISLPKSLLDLLLFPLGHCHRCSQAMFTIVYPKLFPLRNTVLAGVHRRTAVSFVAYCCSSRCIRTFDLQA, encoded by the exons ATGGCAACTGAACTCAAAGAAACAA TCATTGCCAAGCAGGAGCGTCACAAACACCTGTTTCTGAACTACAGAAACCTCCACAGTTTCCCTGCAGAGCTCCTGAAAGATGAAGGCCTTCAGTCTCTGGAGAGGCTGTACATGAAGAGGAACTCCCTCACTACTCTG CCTGATAATCTTGCTCAGAAGCTTCCAAATCTAATCGAACT GTATTTGCACTCAAACAACATAGTTATTATTCCTGAAG CAATTGGAAACCTGGCCAGACTGAAGTCATTGGATCTGAGTAACAATGCCCTCCAGCTCATCTGTCCAGAAATTGGCCGACTGAGGTCTCTGCAACATCTGAGATTGTCCAGTAACCAGCTGAAATGTCTTCCCCAAG AGATTGGAgagctgaaggagctggagacTTTGGAGGTATCGATGAATCAGTTAATGTCTCTACCAGATCAGCTGTATCGCTGTACATCTCTTCAGAATCTGACGGCAGACCACAACCTGTTGAGCCACATTCCACGACAGCTCTGTTGTCTGCGCCGCCTCAGTCAGCTGTCTATGGCCTCCAACCGGCTGGCTTTCTTGCCTCTTG ATCTGGGAAAGTCACAGGAGttgcagtttgtgtttgtggacaaCAATGTGGACCTAAGAGGCCTTCCCTCCTACTTGTACAACAAAGTCATCGGTTGCAGCGG GTGTGGTGTGTCGTCCCAGACGGTGGAGGGTGACCCGGATGAGTGGTTCGGTTCTGTTGAGGCACTCTTCAGGCTTCCGCCTGAAGTGAAGGTGGTGGGCTCAGAGACAGATAATGTGGTTCCCCTGGAGGAGCTCTCTATGAGAACCCTGTATCGTATCTTCCACCGCCGGacaaaag ACGTCAACTTGCTGCCTCCCATCAGCCTCCCAAAGAGCCTTCTGGACCTGCTGTTGTTTCCCCTGGGACACTGCCATCGCTGCAGTCAAGCCATGTTCACTATAGTCTACCCCAAACTCTTTCCCCTCCGTAACACCGTATTGGCAGGAGTTCACCGCAG GACAGCTGTGAGTTTTGTAGCCTACTGCTGCTCCAGTCGCTGCATCcggacctttgacctccaggcATGA
- the pepd gene encoding xaa-Pro dipeptidase, with translation MAASPQPIYWLGNDTLRVSADLFAENRRRLCKGLKAKDGVVPKSVVVLQGGEQKQRFCTDTDLLFRQESFFHWAFGVTNSDCYGAIDVDSGKSILFVPKLPESYATWMGEIFPKEHFMKKYAVDEVHYTCDIANVLSSMRPATLLTLRGQNTDSGSICREASFEGISGFQVNNTLLHPVIVECRVIKTDMELEVMRYTNRISSEAHKMIMKHVKPGQKEYEMESLFQHYCYNRGGMRHTSYTCICGTGTNSAVLHYGHAGAPNDKTIMDGDMCLFDMGGEYYCYSSDITCSFPANGKFTPDQRAIYEAVLKASRAVMAAIKPGVKWTDMHRLADRVHLEELVKIGIVRGSLEDMLKVHLGAVFMPHGLGHLLGIDVHDVGGYPEGLERTNEPGLKSLRMGRLVEERMVLTVEPGIYFINHLLDQALANPAQSCFINNQVLARFRGFGGVRIEDDIAVTADGIELLTCVPRTVEEIEAFMAASAKPFSPVVDDKPVS, from the exons ATGGCTGCATCACCACA ACCCATCTACTGGCTGGGTAATGACACCCTAAGGGTGTCTGCTGACCTGTTTGCAGAGAACCGTCGACGACTGTGCAAAGGGTTGAAAGCCAAAGACGGAGTGGTTCCAAAGTCAGTGGTGGTGCTGCAGGGAGGAGAGCAGAAGCAGAGATTCTGCACTGACACAGACCTTCTTTTCAGGCAG GAGTCTTTCTTCCATTGGGCCTTCGGAGTAACCAACTCTGATTGTTATGGAGCCATTGATGTGGACTCCGGCAAATCCATTCTTTTTGTTCCAAAACTGCCTGAAAGCTATGCTACTTGGATGGGCGA GATCTTTCCCAAAGAGCATTTCATGAAGAAATATGCCGTTGATGAGGTGCACTATACCTGTGAT ATTGCCAATGTCCTGTCCAGCATGAGGCCAGCAACTCTCCTAACTCTG CGAGGACAGAACACAGACAGTGGGAGCATTTGCCGTGAAGCCTCCTTTGAAGGAATTAGCGG CTTCCAAGTAAACAACACTCTTTTACACCCGGTCATTGTGGAATG CCGTGTAATTAAGACTGATATGGAGCTGGAGGTCATGCGTTACACCAACAGGATTTCCAGTGAAGCCCACAAAATG ATCATGAAGCATGTGAAGCCTGGACAGAAAGAATATGAAATGGAGAG cctCTTCCAGCACTACTGCTACAATAGAGGAGGGATGCGTCACACCTCGTACACCTGTATATGTGGAAC GGGTACTAACTCTGCCGTTCTGCACTACGGCCACGCTGGGGCTCCGAATGACAAGACAATTATGGATGGGGATATGTG TCTGTTTGACATGGGCGGAGAATACTACTGCTACTCCTCAGACATCACCTGCTCCTTCCCGGCCAATGGAAAGTTCACTCCAGACCAGAGGGCCATTTATGAGGCTGTCCTCAAAGCCTCCCGAGCCGTCATGGCTGCCATCAAACCAG GTGTGAAGTGGACTGACATGCATCGCCTGGCTGATCGGGTTCACCTAGAGGAACTGGTGAAGATCGGTATTGTTAGGGGCAGCTTGGAGGACATGTTGAAGGTCCACCTGGGCGCCGTCTTCATGCCTCACGGACTGGGACACCTGTTGGGCATCGACGTCCACGATGTGGGCGGATACCCTGAG GGGCTGGAGCGTACTAATGAACCTGGTCTGAAAAGTCTTCGGATGGGCCGGCtggtggaggagaggatggTTCTCACTGTGGAGCCTGGCATCTACTTCATTAACCACTTGCTGGACCAAGCTCTAGCCAACCCTGCCCAGAGCTGCTTCATCAATAACCAAGTGCTGGCTCGCTTCCGTGGCTTTGGGGGG GTTCGCATTGAAGACGACATTGCAGTGACAGCTGATGGTAttgagctgctgacctgcgtcCCACGTACGGTGGAGGAGATCGAGGCCTTCATGGCTGCCTCTGCTAAACCCTTCAGCCCTGTCGTCGATGACAAACCTGTGTCATGA